Proteins from a genomic interval of Zonotrichia albicollis isolate bZonAlb1 chromosome 18, bZonAlb1.hap1, whole genome shotgun sequence:
- the SNRPD3 gene encoding small nuclear ribonucleoprotein Sm D3, translated as MSIGVPIKVLHEAEGHIVTCETNTGEVYRGKLIEAEDNMNCQMSNITVTYRDGRVAQLEQVYIRGSKIRFLILPDMLKNAPMLKSMKNKNQGSGAGRGKAAILKAQVAARGRGRGMGRGNIFQKRR; from the exons atgTCGATCGGAGTGCCAATCAAGGTCCTGCACGAGGCCGAGGGCCACATCGTGACCTGCGAGACCAACACTGGAGAAGTTTATCGAGGCAAACTTATCGAAGCTGAAGACAACATGAACTGTCAG ATGTCCAACATAACAGTGACATACAGAGATGGCCGGGTGGCACAGCTCGAGCAGGTCTACATCAGGGGCAGCAAGATACGGTTTCTCATCTTACCAGATATGTTGAAGAATGCTCCTATGCTAAAGAGCATGAAGAATAAAAACCAGGGTTCTGGAGCTGGCCGAGGGAAAGCAGCTATTCTCAAAGCTCAAG tgGCTGCAAGAGGAAGAGGCCGTGGTATGGGCCGTGGCAACATCTTCCAGAAGAGAAGATAA